One window from the genome of Saimiri boliviensis isolate mSaiBol1 chromosome 2, mSaiBol1.pri, whole genome shotgun sequence encodes:
- the TMCO5A gene encoding transmembrane and coiled-coil domain-containing protein 5A, giving the protein MEILRLAQSKRNIISLNMDLERDMQRLDEANQELLLKIREREEKIRRLESEITQTGDLVEEEEWEKENRITMERERALQELEEETARLEKKKETLVHSITELQRKLTRKSQKITNCEQSNPDGAPEEIKVKLQQLEASYARQEEELLKVMKDYAFVTQLCEDQAFCIKKYQETLRKIEDELEARFLEREVSKLASMNSVEKEHTSQNNEGMPTHKTAVLFSKKIFCCLFFITLFFIRLLSYMFFHVKFINPDLLVNVLPRVLSRSILWKLRCVFFPSLTLETEDMLPH; this is encoded by the exons CCCAGTCAAAAAGAAACATTATCAGTTTGAACATGGACCTTGAAAGGGATATGCAGAGACTAGATGAAGCAAATCAGGAACTTCTTCTCAAAATccgagagagagaagagaagattcGGAG gctggaaagTGAGATCACTCAGACGGGAGACctggtggaagaggaagagtgGGAGAAGGAGAACCGCATCACGATGGAAAGGGAAAGAGCCCTGCAGGAGCTGGAGGAAGAAACAGCCAGGCTT gaaaagaagaaggaaacgTTGGTCCACAGTATAACAGAACTTCAACGAAAG CTTACAAGGAAATCACAAAAGATAACCAATTGTGAACAAAGCAATCCAGATGGAGCCCCAGAAGAGATAAAG gTTAAGTTACAACAGCTGGAAGCTTCCTACGCACGCCAAGAGGAGGAGCTGCTCAAG GTAATGAAGGACTATGCATTTGTGACCCAGCTCTGTGAAGATCAAGCCTTCTGCATAAAG AAGTACCAGGAAACGTTGAGGAAAATAGAAGACGAACTAGAGGCTCGGTTCCTTGAGAGAGAAGT ATCAAAACTCGCGAGCATGAACTCTGTGGAAAAAGAACATACCAGCCAAAATAATGAG GGTATGCCTACCCACAAGACAGCAGTATTATTCagtaaaaa GATTTTTTGCTGCCTGTTTTTCATCACCCTGTTTTTCATCAGACTGCTGAGCTACATGTTTTTTCACGTAAAATTTATAAATCCAGATCTCCTCGTCAATGTACTGCCCAGGGTACTGAGCAGGAGCATCTTATGGAAGCTCAGATGTGTCTTCTTTCCATCTCTCACACTTGAGACAGAGGACATGTTACCCCACTGA